In a genomic window of Sulfurimonas denitrificans DSM 1251:
- a CDS encoding peptidoglycan recognition protein family protein, translated as MYKFIILYVLFNLSLFAIEIKQTPIKFEEKRVNLTKEYIKYHYNLDVKDIKITPKIIVIHHTAIDDFNASLSCFKDQTLPNARADIHRGGALNVSAHFIVDRDGTIHQLMPLDIMARHVIGLNYNSIGIENVGGQNSKDNLTPEQLRANIELVAELKRRFPEIDYVIGHYEYRCFEKDELWLEVDKKYRTYKDDPSSRFMSAIREQIEGFKNSPCKDTK; from the coding sequence ATGTACAAATTTATCATACTCTATGTGCTTTTTAATCTCTCTCTATTTGCTATAGAGATAAAGCAGACACCTATAAAATTTGAAGAAAAAAGAGTAAATCTTACAAAAGAGTATATAAAATATCACTACAACTTAGATGTAAAAGATATAAAAATTACTCCTAAAATCATCGTTATTCATCACACAGCGATAGATGATTTTAACGCATCGCTCTCTTGCTTTAAAGACCAAACTCTGCCAAATGCCAGAGCAGATATTCATAGAGGCGGAGCACTCAATGTTTCGGCTCACTTTATTGTTGATAGAGATGGAACCATCCATCAGCTTATGCCACTAGATATTATGGCTCGACATGTAATTGGGCTTAACTATAACTCCATTGGCATAGAAAATGTCGGCGGGCAGAACTCAAAGGATAACTTGACACCTGAGCAACTAAGAGCAAATATAGAGTTAGTTGCAGAGCTTAAGAGGAGATTTCCAGAGATTGATTATGTTATAGGACATTATGAGTATAGATGTTTTGAAAAAGATGAACTTTGGCTTGAAGTAGATAAAAAGTATAGAACATACAAAGATGACCCATCGAGCAGATTTATGAGTGCAATAAGAGAGCAGATAGAGGGTTTTAAAAATTCACCATGTAAAGATACTAAATGA
- a CDS encoding 3'-5' exonuclease yields MAKRYIILDTETTGIGEEDRVIQLGFIVLGEREIEVQNEFFSTSVPISFGAMETHGITPEMLDGKPLCKDSTSYRRLNELNSDENYLIIHNAKFDIDMLQKEGFKTQMRVIDTLRVAKHLLPDEEAHRLQYFRYKMELYKEEQKEADELNIVIKAHDAIGDVLVLKLLLSRLKKLVLEKFPNENPVEKMVDLTLTPIMIKSFNFGKYRGKTLQEVATSDAPYLRWMLTNMENLDEDMRYSINRLLSN; encoded by the coding sequence TTGGCAAAGAGATACATCATTTTAGATACAGAGACAACAGGAATAGGTGAAGAAGATAGAGTAATTCAGCTTGGCTTTATTGTTTTGGGCGAGAGAGAAATTGAGGTTCAAAACGAATTTTTCAGCACATCAGTTCCTATTAGTTTTGGGGCTATGGAGACGCATGGAATCACTCCAGAAATGTTAGATGGCAAGCCTTTATGCAAAGATAGCACCTCTTATCGGAGGTTAAATGAGCTAAACAGTGACGAGAATTATCTCATCATCCACAACGCAAAATTTGATATAGATATGCTTCAAAAAGAGGGTTTTAAAACTCAAATGAGAGTAATAGACACTCTAAGGGTTGCAAAACATCTACTTCCAGACGAAGAAGCACACAGACTTCAATACTTCCGTTATAAAATGGAGCTCTACAAAGAGGAGCAAAAAGAGGCAGATGAGCTAAACATCGTTATAAAAGCCCATGATGCAATCGGCGATGTTTTGGTTTTAAAACTACTTTTGAGCAGATTAAAAAAGCTTGTTTTAGAGAAGTTTCCAAATGAAAATCCAGTAGAAAAAATGGTTGATTTAACACTCACACCAATCATGATAAAATCATTTAATTTTGGAAAATACAGAGGTAAAACTCTACAAGAAGTAGCCACAAGTGACGCACCATACTTAAGATGGATGTTAACAAATATGGAAAATCTTGATGAAGATATGCGCTACTCTATAAATAGACTCTTAAGCAATTAA
- a CDS encoding Na+/H+ antiporter NhaC family protein — protein sequence MALIEKSGGIDGFVDFMQHKTGVVKSPRSALMLSYVIGIFIFIESTITSLIAGAVGKPFCYKYKIPSAKLAFVCDSTAAPVSSLIVLNGWGALLLGLITTQISLNSLNLDAIGVLMHSVLYNFYAMAALLVTFIAIWFNIDIGAMKKAEHKPKKDELKSQKSQTMFYMLLPILLMVFFVFLFLYITGNGDILKGSGSSSIFYTMLSTLLFTLFYFVGTKNMSLSLWGKTALGGALKLVPIALILLFAFGIGEITTELKTGNFLASLVSQNLNVIFLAPVIFIIASLISLSTGTSWGTFSIMIPIAIPMALSMDANMALCVGAAISGGVFGDHCSPISDTTIISAMASDCDLVEHTNTQLPYAFISWGISLVLFIVFGLIA from the coding sequence ATGGCTCTGATTGAAAAATCTGGCGGCATTGATGGTTTTGTAGATTTTATGCAGCATAAAACAGGTGTTGTAAAATCTCCACGATCTGCTTTGATGCTTAGCTATGTTATAGGTATTTTTATATTTATAGAGTCAACCATAACATCTCTAATCGCAGGAGCTGTTGGAAAACCATTTTGTTACAAATACAAGATTCCAAGCGCAAAATTAGCTTTTGTTTGCGACTCAACTGCTGCTCCTGTTAGCTCTCTTATCGTCTTAAATGGATGGGGAGCACTTCTTTTGGGGCTAATAACAACACAAATTTCACTAAATAGCCTAAATCTTGATGCCATAGGCGTTTTAATGCACTCTGTTTTATATAACTTTTATGCCATGGCGGCGCTCCTTGTTACATTTATAGCGATATGGTTTAACATCGATATCGGAGCTATGAAAAAAGCAGAACACAAACCTAAAAAAGATGAGCTAAAGAGCCAAAAATCTCAGACAATGTTCTACATGTTGTTGCCAATTTTATTGATGGTGTTTTTTGTTTTTCTCTTTTTATACATCACTGGCAATGGCGATATTTTAAAAGGAAGTGGGTCTAGTTCTATCTTTTATACCATGCTCTCTACGCTTCTATTTACTCTTTTTTATTTTGTAGGAACAAAAAACATGTCACTCTCATTATGGGGTAAAACTGCTCTTGGTGGTGCGTTAAAGCTAGTTCCAATTGCACTTATACTACTTTTTGCATTTGGTATAGGAGAGATAACAACAGAGTTAAAAACAGGCAATTTTTTGGCTTCACTAGTCAGTCAAAACTTAAACGTGATTTTTTTAGCTCCTGTAATTTTCATAATTGCCTCTCTTATCTCTCTCTCAACAGGAACTAGTTGGGGAACTTTTAGCATAATGATTCCAATAGCTATTCCAATGGCTCTCTCCATGGATGCAAATATGGCTCTTTGTGTTGGTGCTGCGATATCTGGAGGTGTTTTTGGAGATCATTGCTCACCTATCTCAGATACCACTATCATCTCTGCAATGGCAAGTGATTGTGATTTGGTTGAGCATACAAACACACAACTCCCCTATGCATTTATAAGCTGGGGAATCTCTTTGGTGCTATTTATTGTTTTTGGATTAATTGCTTAA
- a CDS encoding acyl-CoA acyltransferase yields the protein MGINIRKATSADASFLAQMILQSTRADKKIGVFDLIFKLNNDEEILKNLEKLTNTTAKSNCHFSNFLIAEIDGKSVGSLASYEPRLITKETFMSALEEIGINAEESEYFGLMEICGFALNSRTLVFDYMEELEGFMDVGILKALMQKSLLTARLKGYRIAQTIVEIGSLETLLYYKKLGFKEVRHKDCEPYKEIFGRPGLVLLSIEF from the coding sequence ATGGGTATTAACATAAGAAAAGCTACTAGTGCTGACGCATCTTTTTTAGCACAAATGATTTTACAAAGTACTAGGGCTGATAAAAAAATTGGTGTTTTTGACCTGATTTTTAAACTAAACAATGATGAAGAGATTTTAAAAAATTTAGAAAAATTAACAAATACTACGGCGAAGTCAAATTGTCATTTTAGTAATTTTTTAATTGCAGAAATTGATGGGAAAAGTGTTGGTTCTCTTGCAAGTTATGAACCAAGGTTGATAACTAAAGAGACTTTTATGAGTGCTCTTGAAGAGATTGGCATTAATGCTGAGGAGAGTGAGTACTTTGGTTTAATGGAAATTTGCGGTTTTGCATTAAATAGCAGAACTTTAGTATTTGATTACATGGAAGAGTTAGAGGGCTTTATGGATGTTGGAATTTTAAAAGCACTTATGCAAAAGAGTCTTTTAACTGCAAGGCTAAAAGGTTATAGAATCGCACAAACTATAGTTGAAATTGGCTCGCTAGAGACACTGCTTTACTATAAAAAACTGGGATTTAAAGAGGTTAGGCACAAAGATTGTGAGCCATATAAAGAGATTTTTGGAAGACCAGGTTTGGTTTTACTCTCTATAGAGTTTTGA
- a CDS encoding L,D-transpeptidase family protein, protein MFLFANEQIILVVADEFNSTKAKLLCFENNRAIFAPIEVNLGALGVAFGAGEIEFLKTDADPIKKEGDKKAPLGIFTLESVFGYEKDMNIKMPYLHVTEELICVDDSNSKSYNQIIKKSSKLPASYEEMRREDAQYELGITVGHNKEQIPQMGSCIFIHVEKSKDAPTAGCTSMKLEDITKIVHWLDKSKNPILIQILSSQKRELAKLYPLLEI, encoded by the coding sequence ATGTTCCTTTTTGCTAATGAACAAATCATTTTAGTGGTTGCGGATGAGTTTAACTCAACCAAAGCAAAACTTCTCTGTTTTGAAAACAACAGAGCTATATTTGCGCCTATAGAGGTAAATTTAGGAGCTCTTGGGGTAGCTTTTGGAGCTGGTGAGATAGAATTTTTAAAAACAGATGCAGACCCCATAAAAAAGGAAGGTGATAAAAAAGCACCGCTTGGAATATTTACTCTTGAGTCTGTTTTTGGATATGAAAAAGATATGAATATTAAAATGCCATATCTACATGTAACGGAGGAGTTGATTTGTGTGGATGATTCAAACTCAAAATCTTATAACCAAATCATCAAAAAATCCTCAAAACTGCCAGCTTCTTATGAAGAGATGAGACGAGAAGATGCTCAATATGAGCTAGGAATTACAGTTGGACACAATAAAGAACAGATACCACAAATGGGCTCTTGCATCTTTATACATGTAGAAAAATCCAAAGATGCCCCAACTGCTGGATGCACATCTATGAAACTAGAAGATATAACAAAAATAGTCCATTGGCTTGATAAAAGCAAAAACCCAATTTTAATTCAAATATTATCTTCTCAAAAGAGAGAGCTTGCAAAACTCTATCCGCTCTTAGAGATATAA
- the argS gene encoding arginine--tRNA ligase — MKQRVSALLREKFGREVILEKPRDRSFGHFATPIAFALAKELKQSPMKIADEIASSFEDNNIFSRVESVKGYLNFRLSENFLSEYGSWALENPQTFAKQEKKEKILLEFVSANPTGPLHIGHARGAVYGDTLFRLARHLGYDITAEYYVNDAGNQIDLLGLSIQLYGRENILHESVKYPESYYRGEYLAPLAHEAIKKFGLEILSDESRQKELALWAKDGVMEIIKKDLANTNIFFDTFVYESTLYDDWDRVMAKMGDGIYKKDDKLFIASSLKGDDDDRVVVREDARPTYLAGDIVYHNQKFERGYDHYINIWGADHHGYIARVKASVEFLGYDSAKLEVLLSQMVSLLKDGEPYKMSKRAGNVILMSDIVEEIGSDALRFIFASKKSDTALEFDLAEFKKQDSSNPIFYIQYAHARIKTIIAKSDLSHDEIMSATLKNLDESADMLMFDALLLPEIVEDAFISRQVQKLPEYLKSLAASLHKFYYDCRIIGTADEAKLLKLLMLVGLSLKTGLALMGIEAKDYMSKEEE; from the coding sequence TTGAAACAACGAGTGTCAGCGCTTTTGCGTGAAAAGTTTGGTCGTGAAGTTATTTTAGAAAAACCTCGTGACCGCTCTTTTGGTCACTTTGCTACTCCTATCGCTTTTGCTTTAGCTAAAGAGCTAAAGCAATCTCCTATGAAAATTGCTGATGAAATTGCCTCCTCTTTTGAAGATAACAATATTTTTAGCCGTGTTGAATCTGTAAAAGGTTATCTAAATTTTCGCCTAAGTGAAAACTTTTTAAGTGAGTATGGCTCGTGGGCACTAGAAAATCCTCAAACATTTGCAAAACAAGAGAAAAAAGAGAAAATTCTCTTAGAGTTTGTCAGTGCAAATCCAACAGGACCTCTGCATATTGGACATGCAAGAGGCGCTGTTTACGGAGATACACTTTTTAGACTAGCACGTCATTTGGGCTATGATATAACAGCCGAATATTATGTGAATGATGCTGGAAACCAGATAGATTTACTAGGACTCTCAATCCAACTTTATGGACGAGAAAATATACTACATGAGAGTGTGAAATACCCAGAGAGTTACTACAGAGGCGAATATTTAGCGCCATTAGCACATGAAGCAATAAAGAAGTTTGGCCTCGAGATTCTAAGTGATGAATCTCGCCAAAAAGAGCTTGCACTATGGGCTAAAGATGGCGTTATGGAGATTATCAAAAAAGATTTAGCAAATACAAATATTTTCTTTGATACCTTTGTTTATGAGTCAACTCTGTATGATGATTGGGATAGAGTTATGGCTAAAATGGGGGATGGTATCTATAAGAAGGATGATAAACTCTTTATCGCTTCAAGCCTAAAGGGCGATGATGATGATAGAGTTGTTGTTCGTGAAGATGCTCGTCCTACGTATTTGGCTGGTGATATAGTCTATCATAACCAAAAGTTTGAGAGAGGATATGATCACTATATAAATATTTGGGGTGCAGATCATCACGGATATATAGCTAGAGTAAAAGCCTCAGTCGAATTTTTGGGTTATGATAGCGCTAAGCTTGAAGTTTTACTCTCTCAAATGGTAAGTCTTTTAAAAGATGGTGAACCTTATAAGATGAGTAAGCGTGCTGGAAATGTAATTCTAATGAGTGATATAGTTGAAGAGATAGGCTCAGATGCACTTAGATTTATATTTGCTTCTAAGAAAAGTGATACAGCTCTAGAGTTTGACCTTGCAGAGTTTAAAAAGCAAGATAGCTCAAATCCTATTTTTTATATTCAATATGCTCATGCAAGGATAAAAACTATTATTGCAAAGAGTGACTTGAGTCACGATGAGATAATGTCAGCAACACTTAAAAACTTAGATGAGAGTGCTGATATGCTTATGTTTGATGCGCTTTTGCTCCCAGAAATTGTAGAAGATGCTTTTATCTCAAGACAGGTTCAAAAACTCCCAGAGTATCTAAAATCACTCGCTGCGTCACTGCACAAATTTTACTATGATTGTAGAATTATAGGAACAGCGGATGAGGCAAAACTTCTTAAACTTCTTATGCTCGTTGGATTGTCTTTAAAAACAGGTCTGGCATTAATGGGCATAGAGGCAAAAGATTATATGAGCAAAGAGGAAGAGTAA
- a CDS encoding Sec-independent protein translocase subunit TatA/TatB, giving the protein MGMPSGQELLIILAIVVLLFGAKKIPELAKGIGKGIKNFKAEMKNEDDDTEVKSASTEAPKKVESAEEVASKESSKTPTQA; this is encoded by the coding sequence ATGGGAATGCCTAGTGGACAAGAGCTCTTAATCATCTTAGCGATAGTTGTTTTATTGTTTGGTGCGAAGAAAATACCTGAATTAGCAAAGGGTATTGGCAAGGGAATTAAAAATTTTAAAGCTGAAATGAAAAATGAAGATGATGATACAGAAGTAAAATCAGCTTCAACAGAAGCTCCTAAAAAAGTAGAATCTGCTGAAGAAGTTGCTTCAAAAGAGAGTTCAAAAACTCCAACACAAGCGTAA
- the gmk gene encoding guanylate kinase, protein MNHKTGAILVLSGPSGAGKSSLIKEVIDDIGECYFSISTTTRPIREGEVDGVHYHFVSESEFKKDIEDEFFLEYAVVHSNYYGTSIKPVKKALKSGKLVIFDIDVQGNATIINRLGDITTSVFISPPTLSELKKRLEARSTDTKDVIERRIEMAKREMQRVSEYDFLIVNDNLQEAAKTLRIIADAARVKIPSNEINDFVRSWEDI, encoded by the coding sequence GTGAATCATAAAACAGGAGCTATATTAGTTCTCTCAGGTCCAAGCGGGGCTGGTAAGAGTTCTTTGATAAAAGAGGTAATTGATGATATTGGGGAGTGTTACTTTTCTATCTCTACAACAACTCGTCCAATAAGAGAGGGTGAGGTGGATGGCGTACACTACCATTTTGTTAGCGAGAGTGAATTTAAAAAAGATATAGAAGATGAATTTTTTTTAGAGTATGCAGTTGTGCATTCTAACTATTATGGAACATCGATAAAACCAGTGAAAAAGGCTCTAAAGAGTGGAAAGTTAGTTATTTTTGATATAGATGTTCAAGGAAACGCAACGATAATTAATCGCCTTGGAGATATAACAACCTCAGTTTTCATCTCTCCTCCTACTCTCTCGGAGCTAAAAAAAAGACTTGAAGCTCGCTCAACAGATACCAAAGATGTGATTGAACGTCGTATTGAAATGGCAAAGAGAGAGATGCAAAGAGTTAGTGAATATGACTTTCTTATAGTAAATGACAACTTGCAAGAGGCCGCTAAAACACTTAGAATCATAGCCGATGCGGCAAGGGTAAAAATACCAAGCAATGAGATAAATGATTTTGTCAGAAGTTGGGAAGATATATAA
- the fliR gene encoding flagellar biosynthetic protein FliR → MTWPQVFSDTYIVGFILLFFRFAALFIAVPIFSHNNIPISIKTSLAFFFTIVFYSSMPPLTMVITVPSIVMAILSELLFGLAIGVILQIAFNAITFAGGQISFMMGFSMASAIDPQSGISMPIISQFLSLMALMMLFAIDMHHWILLFIDSSLQNIPLGGFVMSENLFTYIIKAMSNMFLVGFMIAFPITALGLLADIIFGMLMKTMPQFNLLVIGFPIKIMVSFAVLIATISAIMLIIKGQMVEAFNFLEMFF, encoded by the coding sequence ATGACATGGCCGCAAGTATTTAGTGATACTTATATAGTCGGTTTTATTCTTCTGTTTTTTAGATTTGCAGCACTATTTATTGCTGTACCAATATTTTCACACAATAACATTCCAATCAGTATAAAAACTTCATTAGCATTTTTTTTCACTATTGTTTTTTACTCTTCCATGCCCCCATTAACAATGGTCATAACAGTCCCAAGCATTGTCATGGCAATTTTAAGTGAACTACTTTTTGGTCTTGCCATTGGAGTTATTTTACAAATAGCATTTAATGCAATTACGTTTGCAGGCGGGCAGATATCTTTTATGATGGGATTTTCAATGGCAAGTGCAATTGACCCACAATCTGGTATTTCAATGCCTATAATCTCTCAATTCCTATCTTTGATGGCTCTTATGATGCTCTTTGCAATAGATATGCACCACTGGATTCTACTTTTTATTGACTCCTCGTTGCAAAATATTCCTCTTGGAGGTTTTGTGATGAGTGAGAATCTCTTTACCTATATTATCAAAGCTATGTCAAATATGTTTTTAGTCGGTTTTATGATTGCTTTTCCAATTACTGCTCTTGGCTTGTTAGCTGATATTATATTTGGAATGCTTATGAAAACAATGCCTCAGTTTAATCTTCTTGTAATTGGATTTCCTATAAAAATAATGGTTTCTTTCGCTGTATTGATAGCTACAATAAGTGCAATTATGCTGATTATAAAAGGTCAAATGGTCGAGGCTTTTAACTTTTTAGAGATGTTTTTTTAG
- a CDS encoding ABC transporter ATP-binding protein: protein MNLLSAKNLSHTFDYELFSNISLDLQEGESVAIIGVSGSGKSTLLNILSTLLKPDRGSVEIFDENVSTMSKKRLWEIKRDEIGLVFQSHYLFKGFTSLENLEVAAILSKQEIDESLLKRLHIDNTLEQKVTELSGGQQQRVSIARVLTKKPRLLFVDEPTGNLDKTTANEVMNIFFEYLQKYNAGMVLVTHDEELAARCDKVYKLLNKELERVN from the coding sequence ATGAATTTACTAAGCGCTAAAAACTTATCTCATACCTTTGACTATGAACTTTTTTCTAATATTTCGCTTGATTTGCAAGAGGGTGAGTCTGTTGCTATTATCGGTGTAAGTGGAAGTGGAAAATCAACCCTGTTAAATATTTTGTCAACGCTATTAAAGCCAGACAGAGGAAGTGTTGAAATTTTTGATGAAAATGTCTCTACTATGAGCAAAAAAAGGCTCTGGGAAATTAAAAGAGATGAGATAGGTTTAGTGTTTCAGTCCCACTATCTATTTAAAGGTTTTACCTCTTTAGAAAATTTAGAAGTCGCAGCAATCCTCTCAAAACAGGAGATTGATGAGTCACTTTTAAAAAGATTACATATCGATAACACGTTAGAGCAAAAAGTTACAGAGCTCTCAGGCGGGCAGCAACAAAGAGTCTCCATCGCTAGAGTTTTAACAAAAAAGCCACGTCTGCTATTTGTAGATGAACCAACAGGGAACTTAGACAAAACAACAGCAAATGAGGTAATGAATATCTTTTTTGAATATCTGCAAAAATATAATGCTGGAATGGTTTTAGTAACACATGATGAAGAACTCGCTGCAAGATGTGATAAAGTCTATAAGCTTCTAAACAAAGAACTCGAAAGAGTAAACTAA
- a CDS encoding transglycosylase SLT domain-containing protein, whose product MKIIWLLWIVLVVGLHAATNIWMSTGNSQGIDPRLLYAISKVESNHNPLVVSVNYQKLNRVQTDMLYLMLQSRNIKYNTYTKVVSIYSKDITQAKQVISFLDQNNYPSFDIGLMQINNVHKEVLKSLKISLHNLLNEQTNLNVASGILWNCYKKHRSNKEAINAYNGRIVGNDYYTKVSEVLNKLLLPHESTSKNLFYRIL is encoded by the coding sequence ATGAAGATAATCTGGTTACTATGGATAGTTTTGGTAGTAGGTTTACATGCTGCTACAAATATATGGATGAGCACAGGCAATTCTCAGGGAATAGATCCGAGACTTCTTTATGCTATCTCAAAAGTTGAGAGTAATCATAATCCACTGGTAGTCTCAGTAAACTATCAAAAATTAAATAGAGTGCAGACAGATATGCTCTATCTTATGCTTCAAAGCAGAAATATAAAATATAATACTTATACAAAAGTGGTTTCTATTTATAGCAAAGATATCACTCAAGCAAAACAGGTAATTAGTTTTTTAGATCAAAACAATTATCCAAGTTTTGATATTGGGCTAATGCAGATTAACAATGTTCACAAGGAAGTACTAAAGAGCTTAAAAATTTCACTCCATAATCTTTTAAATGAGCAGACAAACCTTAATGTGGCTTCTGGGATTTTATGGAACTGTTATAAAAAACATCGTTCAAACAAAGAAGCCATAAACGCTTATAATGGTCGTATCGTTGGCAATGATTACTACACAAAAGTTTCAGAAGTACTTAATAAACTTCTGCTTCCGCATGAGAGTACTTCAAAAAATCTATTTTACAGAATACTATAA
- the tsf gene encoding translation elongation factor Ts: MEVTAAMVKDLRASTDAPMMDCKKALVECNGDMEKATAWLKERGIAQSAKKADRVAAEGLVGFKIADDFSQATVVEINSETDFVAQNDGFKNLVLKTTEEIYSTSPADVESLKSTAFGSFFSEAVVKIGEKIELRRFKTIKADDETVAINGYIHSNNRIAVIVSAKCDSKKTAEALRPMLKNVAMHASAMKPKTLSYRDFDAEYVQNETIGRIETIKKENEELARLKKPLKNVPEFISMCQLTDVVLAKAEAAIKETLKAQGKPEAIWDKIVPGQLARYIDDNTTLDKELALLDQTYVLNDKLTVGAAVEAAAKEVGGTAEIVDFVRLEVGEGIEKKVDDFAAEVAAQMS; the protein is encoded by the coding sequence ATGGAAGTTACAGCAGCAATGGTAAAAGATCTGCGCGCATCTACTGACGCGCCGATGATGGACTGTAAAAAAGCTTTAGTTGAATGTAACGGAGATATGGAAAAAGCAACTGCTTGGTTAAAAGAGCGCGGTATCGCACAATCAGCTAAAAAAGCTGATCGTGTTGCTGCTGAGGGTCTTGTTGGTTTTAAAATAGCTGATGATTTTTCTCAAGCTACAGTAGTTGAAATCAACTCTGAGACTGACTTTGTTGCTCAAAATGATGGCTTTAAAAACCTTGTTTTAAAAACAACAGAGGAGATTTATTCTACTTCACCTGCTGATGTTGAGAGTTTAAAATCAACAGCATTTGGCTCATTTTTTAGTGAGGCAGTTGTAAAAATTGGTGAGAAAATAGAACTTCGTCGTTTTAAAACTATTAAAGCAGATGACGAAACAGTTGCAATTAACGGCTACATTCACTCAAATAATCGTATAGCAGTTATCGTATCTGCTAAATGTGATAGCAAAAAAACAGCTGAGGCTCTTAGACCAATGCTTAAAAATGTTGCTATGCATGCATCTGCAATGAAGCCAAAAACTCTATCTTATAGAGATTTTGATGCGGAATATGTTCAAAATGAGACAATAGGTAGAATTGAAACAATTAAAAAAGAGAATGAAGAGCTAGCTCGTCTGAAAAAACCTCTTAAAAATGTTCCAGAATTTATCTCTATGTGTCAATTAACAGATGTAGTTTTAGCAAAAGCTGAAGCAGCTATCAAAGAGACTCTAAAAGCTCAAGGTAAACCTGAAGCTATCTGGGATAAAATTGTTCCAGGTCAATTAGCTCGCTATATTGACGACAATACAACTCTTGATAAAGAACTTGCGCTTCTTGATCAAACTTATGTCCTTAACGATAAACTAACTGTTGGAGCTGCTGTTGAAGCCGCTGCAAAAGAGGTTGGCGGAACTGCTGAAATAGTTGATTTCGTTCGTCTTGAAGTAGGTGAAGGAATTGAGAAAAAAGTTGATGACTTCGCTGCTGAAGTTGCAGCTCAAATGAGTTAA
- the rpsB gene encoding 30S ribosomal protein S2: MVTMKDLLECGVHFGHQTRRWNPKMKKYIFGVRKNIYIIDLQKTLRYFRNTYTIVMDAAAEGKTVLFVGTKKQARASVRDAAIACGMPYVDNRWLGGMLTNFPTIQKSIRKLDVISEMQENGQIDLLTKKEALMLSRQKEKLESYFGGIRNMKKLPDMLFVMDAVKEHIAVLEARCLGIPVVAPLDTNCDPDLITYPIPGNDDAIRSIQLFCREMTEAINEGKALRSGGRDEIVAEDSEEVSTVDADAITAEDFETEEV, translated from the coding sequence ATGGTAACTATGAAAGACTTATTAGAGTGTGGTGTACACTTCGGACACCAAACACGTCGTTGGAATCCAAAAATGAAAAAATATATTTTTGGTGTTCGTAAAAATATCTATATTATAGATTTACAAAAAACTCTTCGTTATTTCCGTAATACATACACAATTGTTATGGACGCTGCTGCTGAGGGTAAAACAGTTCTTTTTGTTGGTACAAAAAAACAAGCTCGCGCTTCTGTTAGAGATGCAGCAATTGCATGTGGAATGCCATACGTAGATAACAGATGGTTAGGTGGTATGCTTACAAATTTTCCAACTATTCAAAAATCTATCCGTAAACTTGATGTTATCTCTGAGATGCAAGAGAATGGACAAATTGACCTTCTGACTAAAAAAGAAGCACTTATGCTTTCTCGCCAAAAAGAGAAGCTAGAGAGCTATTTCGGTGGTATCCGTAATATGAAAAAACTTCCTGATATGCTTTTCGTTATGGACGCTGTTAAAGAGCATATTGCTGTTTTAGAAGCTCGTTGTTTAGGCATTCCTGTTGTAGCTCCACTTGATACAAACTGTGACCCAGACTTAATTACTTACCCAATTCCTGGAAATGACGATGCTATTCGTTCTATCCAACTTTTCTGCCGTGAAATGACAGAAGCTATTAATGAAGGTAAAGCATTAAGAAGTGGCGGAAGAGACGAGATTGTAGCTGAAGATTCTGAAGAAGTTTCTACTGTAGATGCTGATGCTATAACTGCAGAAGATTTCGAAACAGAGGAAGTATAA